From a single Labrenzia sp. PHM005 genomic region:
- the ybgC gene encoding tol-pal system-associated acyl-CoA thioesterase: MSNWPDLAGRLDDSGHVLPVRVYYEDTDFTGIVYHGAYVRFFERARSDFLRLIGIHHSELAEGDDGLSLAFAVRTMTLDFQKPAKIDDVLEVRTSLADYKGARIKLDQLIYRGEDLLVSAAVTVAVISSEGKPTRLPTPLADKLGRHRPSEQN, from the coding sequence GTGAGCAACTGGCCGGATCTTGCGGGGCGCTTGGATGACAGTGGTCATGTTCTGCCGGTGCGGGTTTATTATGAAGACACCGATTTCACCGGGATCGTTTATCATGGTGCCTATGTCCGTTTCTTTGAGCGGGCAAGGTCCGACTTTCTCCGCTTGATCGGCATTCATCATAGCGAATTGGCAGAGGGGGACGATGGCCTTTCGCTGGCATTTGCCGTCCGCACAATGACGCTCGATTTCCAGAAGCCTGCGAAAATCGATGATGTTCTGGAGGTCCGAACCAGTCTTGCCGACTATAAAGGAGCCCGGATCAAGCTGGATCAGCTGATTTATCGAGGAGAGGACCTTTTGGTGTCCGCGGCCGTTACAGTTGCCGTTATTTCTTCTGAAGGTAAACCAACACGCCTGCCAACACCGCTGGCTGATAAACTCGGCCGCCACCGGCCCTCAGAGCAGAATTGA